A genomic region of Leptolyngbya sp. NIES-2104 contains the following coding sequences:
- a CDS encoding alpha/beta hydrolase, giving the protein MMSLKTTLLGLGMALLLSTPALAAERVIFKYKILRESVSVPELTTFAQTGQVSPDLQTYFRLSGQRPETVRQTLTRPIKVDPVLLDRVLNSPLGNGVLDQLGQAIQTPKGGAERQALRAALTLSASGDSTITILEILQNYPTQEVVVDGDRIETAYRRLNEFVDRLRNPLGRIFR; this is encoded by the coding sequence ATGATGTCTTTAAAAACTACGCTTCTAGGTCTTGGAATGGCACTCTTGCTCAGCACACCTGCATTAGCGGCTGAGCGAGTCATTTTCAAATATAAAATTCTACGCGAATCCGTTTCGGTGCCAGAACTGACGACGTTCGCCCAAACAGGTCAAGTTTCACCGGATTTGCAAACTTATTTTCGTTTGTCGGGTCAGCGTCCTGAAACCGTTCGTCAAACGCTGACTCGTCCGATCAAAGTTGATCCGGTCTTGCTCGATCGCGTTCTCAATAGCCCACTTGGAAACGGTGTTCTCGATCAGCTCGGTCAAGCAATCCAAACTCCAAAAGGTGGAGCCGAACGCCAAGCCCTCCGAGCCGCTCTAACGCTTTCTGCCAGCGGTGACAGTACGATCACAATTTTAGAAATTCTGCAAAACTATCCGACTCAGGAAGTGGTGGTCGATGGCGATCGCATTGAAACGGCATACCGTCGATTAAATGAATTTGTCGATCGCTTACGAAATCCGCTGGGTCGTATTTTCCGCTAA
- a CDS encoding NAD(P)H-quinone oxidoreductase subunit H, whose product MGWIETKTEPMVINIGPHHPAMHGCFRIIVTLDGEDVIDCEPVIGYLHRGMEKIAENRTTTMFIPYTSRWDYYGGMFNEAVTVNAVEKLAQIEVPKRARYIRMILLELTRIVNHLLWLGPFVGDVGTQALFFPTMRDRELILDLFEAVSGYRMINHNYFRVGGVAADLPYGWVDKCADFCEYMPPKLDEYDRLMSDNPIFRRRTEGVGVLDRETAINWGVTGPMLRASGVKWDLRKVDHYECYDELDWNIQWETAGDCYARYLVRIREMRESIKIIQQTLKALPGGTYENLEAKRMAAGPKSEWNSTDYQFIAKKIAPTFKIPKGEHYVRVESGRGELGIFIIGDDNVFPWRWKIRPGDYNNLQLLPQLVQGTKVADIFVILASIDLVMGSVDR is encoded by the coding sequence ATGGGCTGGATCGAAACTAAAACTGAACCGATGGTGATCAATATAGGACCTCACCATCCTGCAATGCACGGTTGTTTTCGCATCATTGTCACGTTAGATGGCGAAGATGTGATCGATTGCGAACCTGTGATCGGTTATCTTCATCGCGGCATGGAAAAGATCGCTGAAAACCGCACCACGACGATGTTTATTCCCTACACGAGTCGATGGGACTACTACGGCGGTATGTTCAACGAAGCAGTCACAGTGAATGCTGTGGAGAAACTTGCTCAAATCGAAGTTCCAAAACGCGCTCGATATATTCGGATGATTTTGCTCGAACTTACCCGGATTGTGAATCACTTATTGTGGCTCGGTCCGTTTGTGGGAGATGTGGGAACGCAAGCATTGTTTTTTCCGACGATGCGCGATCGAGAACTCATCCTCGATCTCTTTGAAGCGGTTTCTGGCTACCGCATGATCAATCACAACTATTTTCGCGTGGGAGGAGTGGCAGCCGATTTGCCGTATGGATGGGTTGATAAGTGTGCGGATTTCTGTGAGTACATGCCGCCAAAACTGGATGAATATGATCGATTAATGAGTGATAACCCGATTTTCAGACGGCGGACTGAAGGGGTGGGCGTGCTCGATCGAGAAACTGCAATCAATTGGGGAGTCACTGGACCCATGTTACGGGCTTCGGGCGTGAAATGGGACTTACGTAAAGTGGATCACTACGAATGCTATGACGAACTCGACTGGAACATTCAGTGGGAAACCGCAGGTGATTGTTATGCCCGATATCTTGTCCGAATTCGAGAAATGCGAGAGTCAATCAAAATCATTCAGCAAACTCTAAAAGCTTTACCTGGTGGTACTTATGAAAATTTAGAAGCGAAACGAATGGCAGCAGGTCCGAAATCTGAGTGGAATAGCACTGACTATCAATTCATTGCTAAAAAAATTGCACCTACTTTCAAAATTCCGAAAGGTGAACATTATGTGCGAGTGGAATCGGGTCGAGGCGAACTCGGAATTTTCATTATCGGGGATGACAACGTATTTCCGTGGCGGTGGAAGATTCGTCCTGGAGACTACAACAATCTGCAATTGCTACCTCAATTAGTGCAGGGAACCAAGGTTGCAGATATTTTTGTGATTTTAGCGAGTATCGATTTAGTCATGGGGTCAGTCGATCGCTAA
- a CDS encoding YggT family protein gives MDVTSIALLSLSILLGAMTFLFIFRIVLTWYPQVDLEKFPFNLIKIPTEPFLAPTRKVIQPLGGVDITPILWVGIFSLLRELLLGQQGIFTMMF, from the coding sequence ATGGATGTGACCTCGATCGCGCTTCTGTCTCTCAGTATTCTGCTCGGTGCGATGACGTTTCTGTTTATCTTCCGAATTGTGCTGACTTGGTATCCACAAGTCGATCTGGAGAAATTTCCGTTTAACTTGATTAAGATTCCTACTGAACCATTTTTAGCGCCGACTCGGAAGGTGATTCAACCGTTGGGCGGCGTGGATATCACCCCGATTTTGTGGGTGGGAATTTTCAGCTTGCTGCGCGAATTGTTGCTCGGTCAGCAAGGCATTTTCACGATGATGTTCTAA
- the aroC gene encoding chorismate synthase, with product MGSTFGHLFRISTFGESHGGGVGVVIDGCPPLIELSAEEIQVELDRRRPGQSKITTPRNEADQCEILSGIVDGKTLGTPIAILVRNKDQRSQDYSDMAVKYRPSHADATYDAKYGIRAVAGGGRSSARETIGRVAAGAIAKKILNQFGVEIVGYVKRIKDLESAIDPNTVTLEQVESNIVRCPDADCAERMIDLIQQMGGQGDSIGGVVECVARQVPIGLGEPVFDKLEADLAKAVMSLPATKGFEIGSGFAGTLMTGSEHNDEFYTDEEGRIRTVTNRSGGVQGGISNGENIVIRVAFKPTATIRKEQKTVTNTGEAVTLAAKGRHDPCVLPRAVPMVEAMVALVLCDHLLRQRGQCG from the coding sequence ATGGGTAGCACGTTCGGGCATTTATTTCGGATTAGTACTTTTGGTGAGTCGCATGGTGGCGGCGTTGGGGTGGTGATCGATGGGTGTCCGCCGTTGATCGAACTCTCAGCAGAAGAAATTCAGGTCGAACTCGATCGTCGTCGTCCGGGTCAGAGCAAGATTACGACTCCTCGAAATGAAGCGGATCAGTGCGAGATTTTGTCTGGAATTGTGGACGGGAAAACATTAGGAACGCCGATCGCGATTTTGGTTCGCAACAAAGACCAGCGATCGCAAGATTACAGCGATATGGCAGTAAAGTATCGTCCGTCTCATGCAGATGCGACTTACGACGCGAAGTATGGCATCCGAGCGGTGGCGGGTGGCGGTCGATCGTCGGCACGAGAAACAATCGGACGGGTGGCGGCAGGTGCGATCGCGAAAAAAATTCTTAACCAGTTCGGTGTCGAAATTGTTGGATACGTGAAACGGATTAAAGACCTTGAAAGCGCGATCGATCCGAATACGGTCACTCTAGAACAAGTTGAAAGCAATATTGTTCGCTGTCCTGATGCGGATTGTGCAGAGCGGATGATCGATCTAATTCAGCAAATGGGCGGACAGGGAGACTCGATCGGCGGCGTGGTCGAGTGTGTAGCGCGTCAAGTTCCGATCGGATTGGGTGAGCCTGTGTTTGACAAGTTAGAGGCGGATTTGGCGAAAGCGGTGATGTCTCTTCCAGCGACGAAGGGATTTGAAATCGGTTCGGGATTTGCTGGAACGCTGATGACTGGGAGCGAACATAATGACGAGTTTTACACCGATGAGGAAGGACGAATTCGGACTGTGACGAATCGATCGGGCGGGGTGCAGGGGGGCATCTCGAACGGGGAAAATATTGTGATTCGAGTGGCGTTTAAGCCGACTGCGACGATTCGGAAGGAACAGAAGACTGTGACGAATACGGGGGAGGCGGTGACGTTAGCGGCGAAGGGTAGACATGATCCGTGTGTGTTGCCGAGAGCGGTTCCGATGGTTGAGGCGATGGTGGCGTTGGTGCTGTGTGATCATCTGTTGCGACAGCGGGGACAGTGCGGTTAA
- the ggt gene encoding gamma-glutamyltransferase, which translates to MKRFFFLSLIAIVTVVPVARSFPLDQTSQGMVTSAHPLASEAGLSMLKQGGNAIDAAVATTLAISVVEPFSAGIGGGGFLLFHQAQKQEMKALDFRERAPIKATQNMYLDAQGKPRPNASTDGYLAVATPGTIAGLYQAHRQYGKLPWKTVVAPAIAIAESGFPVSHRFTEAVEFRKLQNPEARRIFTRNGQLYRPGEILKQPDLAATLKAISTDPNSFYQGKIASAIAQDMRSNNGLITLEDLKQYRPIWRTPVCGNFRQSRVCSMPPPSSGGVHLLQILNLISDTDLKSLGWRNPDALHLFVESMRIAYADRATYLGDPDFVKVPVNALISPEYAKLRRREIDPKKAATQVKPGDPAIIQKLSRESTETSHLTVVDRDRNAVSLTFTINLGFGAGIVAKGTGIVLNNEMDDFAIAPNTPNAFGLVGGQANAIAPRKTPLSSMTPTIVTENGKLRMAVGAPGGSTIITTVLQTILNVLVYDMDVRNAIAAPRIHHQWQPNQLNVEERGLDPLTIAELERRGHKIRQRGKWGNANAIVVLPDGSLAGAADPRGEGVAAGY; encoded by the coding sequence ATGAAACGCTTTTTCTTTCTGAGTTTGATCGCGATCGTCACCGTCGTTCCAGTTGCCCGATCGTTTCCGCTCGATCAAACCTCTCAAGGCATGGTGACATCCGCCCATCCCTTAGCGTCCGAGGCAGGTTTATCGATGCTCAAACAAGGCGGAAATGCGATCGATGCTGCTGTCGCGACCACGTTAGCAATTTCAGTCGTAGAACCTTTCTCAGCGGGAATCGGGGGCGGTGGATTTCTCTTGTTCCATCAAGCTCAGAAGCAAGAAATGAAAGCGCTTGATTTTCGGGAACGTGCGCCGATTAAAGCGACCCAAAATATGTACTTAGATGCTCAGGGAAAGCCGCGTCCGAATGCCAGTACAGATGGATATTTAGCGGTTGCGACACCGGGAACGATCGCAGGACTTTATCAAGCGCATCGGCAATATGGAAAACTGCCCTGGAAAACCGTTGTCGCTCCCGCGATCGCAATCGCGGAATCTGGCTTTCCTGTGAGTCATCGATTCACCGAAGCTGTGGAATTTCGCAAACTTCAGAACCCGGAAGCCCGCCGGATTTTTACTCGCAATGGGCAACTCTACCGACCGGGTGAAATTCTCAAACAGCCCGATTTAGCCGCGACTTTGAAAGCGATCTCGACTGATCCAAACAGCTTTTATCAAGGCAAGATTGCGAGTGCGATCGCTCAAGATATGCGCTCGAACAACGGTCTAATCACTCTTGAAGATCTCAAACAATATCGTCCAATCTGGCGCACTCCGGTCTGTGGAAATTTCCGCCAGTCGCGGGTTTGTTCGATGCCGCCACCTTCTTCAGGTGGAGTTCATCTCCTGCAAATTCTCAATCTCATCAGCGACACCGATCTTAAATCACTCGGTTGGCGCAATCCTGATGCCCTGCATTTATTCGTGGAATCGATGCGAATTGCTTACGCCGATCGCGCCACTTACTTAGGCGATCCCGATTTTGTCAAAGTTCCAGTGAATGCCCTAATCAGTCCCGAATATGCCAAACTGCGACGACGAGAAATCGATCCGAAAAAAGCGGCAACCCAAGTTAAACCGGGCGATCCAGCCATTATTCAGAAACTTTCACGTGAATCAACCGAAACGAGTCATCTAACCGTTGTGGATCGCGATCGCAATGCCGTTAGTCTCACATTTACAATCAATCTCGGATTTGGTGCAGGCATTGTCGCCAAAGGGACCGGAATCGTTCTAAACAACGAAATGGATGATTTTGCGATCGCGCCAAACACTCCCAATGCGTTCGGATTAGTTGGAGGACAAGCGAACGCGATCGCACCCCGAAAAACGCCGCTTTCCAGCATGACTCCGACGATCGTCACCGAAAATGGCAAACTCCGAATGGCAGTCGGCGCACCGGGCGGCAGCACAATCATCACCACTGTTTTGCAAACGATTCTGAATGTCTTGGTATATGACATGGATGTGAGAAACGCGATCGCGGCTCCTCGAATTCACCACCAATGGCAACCAAATCAATTGAACGTTGAGGAGCGCGGGCTTGACCCATTAACGATCGCAGAATTAGAACGGCGAGGACACAAGATTCGACAGCGCGGAAAATGGGGAAATGCAAATGCGATCGTCGTTCTGCCAGATGGTTCGCTTGCAGGAGCGGCTGATCCACGCGGTGAAGGGGTTGCGGCTGGATACTAG
- a CDS encoding Ycf66 family protein, with amino-acid sequence MVNFQFNLASISGIVLAVGGASLYAVRSFRPQIARDSDIFFSAVGLLCGLILIFYGWRFDPIMQFGQVLLSGAAIYFVFENLRLRQISTEQAKRTTPIVDDDRPVSSQYTAAFEDEPYTVSFPNRESRTPLREGNRRRPAREDEYDDRPPIRERSSRAEEPRLRPASKNPRSRRDESFEEPREEARPTRRSSARNNARPRRNNAIEDINQPDDGGYVDYRPIDTNRNDGWGE; translated from the coding sequence ATGGTTAATTTTCAGTTCAATTTGGCAAGTATCTCTGGGATTGTCCTAGCGGTGGGCGGGGCTTCCCTTTACGCTGTGCGATCCTTTCGTCCCCAAATTGCCCGTGATTCCGATATTTTCTTTTCGGCAGTCGGGCTGCTCTGTGGATTGATTTTGATCTTCTATGGCTGGCGGTTTGATCCGATTATGCAGTTTGGTCAAGTGCTGCTGAGTGGAGCCGCGATCTATTTTGTGTTTGAGAATTTGAGACTGCGCCAGATCTCGACCGAGCAGGCGAAACGTACGACCCCGATCGTAGATGACGATCGACCTGTTAGCTCTCAATATACGGCAGCGTTTGAAGATGAGCCTTACACCGTGAGCTTTCCGAATCGCGAATCTCGGACTCCATTACGAGAAGGCAACCGTCGCAGACCTGCACGTGAAGATGAGTACGACGATCGTCCGCCAATTCGGGAGCGCTCAAGCCGCGCAGAAGAACCCCGTTTAAGACCTGCCTCGAAGAATCCTCGATCGCGTCGGGATGAGTCGTTCGAGGAGCCGCGTGAAGAGGCTCGTCCGACTCGTCGCAGTTCCGCTAGAAATAATGCTCGTCCGCGCCGGAATAATGCGATCGAAGATATCAACCAGCCCGATGATGGGGGGTATGTGGACTATCGCCCGATCGACACGAATCGAAACGATGGTTGGGGCGAATAA
- the psbX gene encoding photosystem II reaction center X protein codes for MTPSLMNFLLSLAAGVAIVVIPATAFLIFVSQKDKIQRS; via the coding sequence ATGACCCCTTCTTTGATGAATTTTCTACTTAGTTTGGCAGCAGGTGTTGCGATCGTTGTGATTCCTGCGACTGCGTTTCTCATTTTCGTCAGTCAGAAAGATAAGATTCAACGTTCCTAG
- a CDS encoding helix-turn-helix domain-containing protein, protein MSIVSMGLIRLRIREFADERGWTLKEVAERSGLNYSTVKNYVQRDAMTMTDYTAILKLARAFGVSIEELVEVLEE, encoded by the coding sequence TTGTCAATTGTTTCGATGGGATTAATCAGGCTAAGAATTCGCGAGTTTGCAGATGAGCGAGGATGGACACTGAAGGAAGTTGCAGAACGCTCTGGACTAAATTACAGCACTGTAAAAAACTACGTTCAACGTGACGCAATGACGATGACGGATTACACAGCGATTCTTAAATTGGCGCGTGCATTTGGAGTGTCGATCGAAGAACTCGTCGAAGTGTTGGAAGAGTAA
- a CDS encoding Uma2 family endonuclease — MNIIHKWTIDRYHQAVEAGVFDEVPVELLDGELIDMSPEGVPHSSLSDRSSRYLQRLLDERAIVRVGHPITLSNRSEPEPDLAIVDPQEDIYFDHHPYPENIFWLIEYSDSSLEKDLKIKSKVYAEAGIVEYWVINLRTRELIVFREPVQGKYQQKSTLTSGNISPVCFPDIQIDVAKLIRR, encoded by the coding sequence ATGAACATCATTCACAAATGGACAATCGACCGTTATCACCAAGCGGTAGAGGCGGGTGTGTTTGATGAAGTGCCCGTTGAATTATTGGATGGAGAATTGATCGATATGTCCCCTGAAGGCGTTCCTCACTCGTCACTTAGCGATCGCTCATCTCGCTATTTGCAGCGCCTTCTTGATGAACGGGCGATCGTGCGCGTGGGACATCCGATCACATTGTCCAACCGCTCGGAGCCTGAACCCGATTTAGCCATTGTTGACCCACAAGAGGACATTTACTTCGATCATCATCCCTACCCCGAAAACATTTTTTGGCTGATTGAATACTCGGATTCAAGTCTAGAGAAGGATTTGAAGATCAAAAGTAAGGTTTATGCGGAAGCAGGCATCGTTGAATATTGGGTGATTAATCTTAGAACTAGAGAACTGATAGTCTTTCGTGAACCAGTCCAGGGAAAGTATCAGCAGAAGTCAACGCTAACCAGCGGCAACATTAGCCCTGTATGTTTCCCAGATATTCAAATAGATGTTGCAAAACTAATTCGACGATAA